The following nucleotide sequence is from Firmicutes bacterium ASF500.
TCAGGAAGTCCTTGTAGATGCCCATGTCCACGTCCAGGTGGGTGCAGTCGGCGCACAGGCCGGTGTGCAGGCGGGCGGCGCACCGGGGGCCCAGGTCGCGGCCGATGTTGGTCGCGCCGATGAGCATGATCTCGGGCTTGTACTCCTCGATCACGTCGCAGATGACCTTGGTGTAGCCGTCGGTGGTGTAGTCCTTCAGCAGGGGATGGTCGCAGACATAGACGCCGTCAGCGCCGTAGCCGCCCAGCTCCTTGGCGATGCCCTCGATGCCGTCGCCCAGCAGGATGCCGTACAGCTTGGTGTCCAGCTCGTCGGCCAGCTTGCGGCCCTCGGAGATCAGCTCGTAGGAGGTGGGCATCATGCTGCCCTGGCGCTGCTCACAGAATACCCAGACTCCGCCCTTGAAGGCGGCGACGTCGGAACTATTAAAAGTAGACATATTCTTCTATCTCCCTTCTTAGATCATGTGCTTCTTGGCCAGAATACCGGCCAGCTGCTCACAGGTAGCCTTGTCAGCGCCCTCCAGCATCATGCCGGCGCCCTTCTGGGGAGGCGTAAAGGAGGTCAGGATGTTGGTGGGGGAGCCGCTCAGGCCGATGGTGTCCTTGTCGATGAAGGGATGATCTTTCAGGGTGTTGTAGTCAAAGATCTCATAGGGCTTGGAGTAGCACTCATAGATGCCGCCCACGCTCATGTAGCGGGGGGTGTTCAGCTCCTTGATGCAGGTGATGAGGCAGGGAGTCTTGACCTTGATGGTCATGTAGCCGTCCTCCAGCATCCGCTTGACGGTGATGGTGTCGCCCTCCTTGGTAATCTCGGCGGCGTAGGACACCTGGGGCAGGCCCAGCTTCTCAGCGATCTGGGGGCCGACCTGGGCGGTGTCGCCGTCGATGGCCTGACGGCCGCACATCACGATGTCGTCCTTGTCCACGCCGATCTTGTCGATGGCGGCGGCCAGGATCTGGGAGGTGGCGTAAGTATCGGAGCCGCCGAACTCACGGGCGGACACCAGCACGGCGCGGTCCACGCCCCGGGCCATGACCTCGCGGAGCATACCCTCGGCGGGCGGGGGGCCCATGGAGACGACGATCAGCTCAGCGCCGGTCTGCTCCTTCAGGACCAGAGCGGCCTCGACGGCGTTCAGGTCGTCGGGGTTGGTAATGGCGGCCATGGAGGCGCGGTTCAGGGTGCCGTCGGGGTTGACAGCCACCTTACCGGAGGTATCGGGGACCTGCTTGACACAAACAATAATTTTCATTTCAATCTGCCTCCTATCTTATTTCACGCCCAGGTGGCTGGAAATGACCATCCGCTGGACCTCGGAAGTGCCCTCATAGATCTCGGTGATCTTGGCGTCGCGCATCATGCGCTCCACGGGGTACTCGCGGGTGTAGCCGTAGCCGCCGAACAGCTGGACGGCGCGGCGGGTCACGTCGGAGGCGGACTCGGCGGCGAAGAGCTTGGCCATAGCGGCGTCCATGGAGTAGTTCTCGTGGTTCTGCTTCTTGCAGGCGGCGGCGTACACCAGATACTGGGCGGCCTGCATCCGGGTGTGCATATCGGCCAGCTGGAACTGGGTGTTCTGGAACTGGCTCAGGCGGCGCTTGAACTGCACGCGCTCCTGGGTGTACTTGACGGCCTCGTTGATGGCGCCCTCGCCCAGGCCCAGGGCCTGCGCGGCGATGCCGATGCGGCCGCCGTCCAGGGTCATCATGGCGATCTTAAAGCCCTGGCCCTCTTTGCCCAGCAGGTTCTCCTTGGGAACGATGCAGTCCTCAAAGATCAGGTCGCAGGTGGAGGAGCCGCGGATGCCCATCTTCTTCTCGTGCTTGCCCACGGAGAAGCCGGGGAAGCTCTTCTCCACGATGAAGGCGGAGATGCCGTGGTTGCCTAGCTTCTTGTCGGTCATCGCGAAGACCACGAAGGTCTCGGCCACGGTGCCGTTGGTGATGAAGCACTTGGAGCCGTTGAGGACATAGTGGTCGCCCTCCAGAACGGCGGTGGTCTGCTGGCCGGAGGCGTCGGTGCCGGCGTTGGGCTCGGTCAGGCCGAACGCGCCGATCTTCTTGCCGCTCAGCAGGTCGGGCAGATACTTCTTCTTCTGCTCCTCGGTGCCGTGCTCAAAGATGGGGGCGCAGCACAGGGAGGTGTGGGCGGATACGATAACGGCGGTGGTGCCGCACACCTTGGCCAGCTCCTCCACGCACATGGCGTAGGACAGCACGTCGCCGCCCGCGCCGCCGTACTCCTTGGGGAAGTAGATGCCCATCATGCCCAGCTTGGCCATCTTCTCCACGGTCTCCATGGGGAAGCGCTCCTCCTCGTCGATCTCCTCGGCCAAAGGCTTGACCTCGGTCTCGGCGAACTCGCGGTACATCTTGCGGACCATCTCTTGCTCTTTAGACAGGTGAAAATCCATTTTGCAGTCCTCCTACTTTGTAATTCCCGGTCCTGACCGGTTTTGATTGTTTGTTAGAAATTTAACAATCCAAAACCGAAAAAAGAGCAACACGGGGATCTCCCCCGCCGTTGCGGCACTTATCAGGGCCAGCATATGGGATGCCTTAACCATAGAAATTATATCGGTTTTTCCCCCCAGGCGCAAGAGGGACATCCCTGGCAAAATAGACATTTTTTATCTTTTAATTTTGTACAAAAAAACGAAAAGGAAAAAGCAGACTCTTTTTTTCATCAGAAGGGTTGACTGTAAAGCCCCTTGATAGTGTAAATTAGTGGCAGGAACACACAAAAAGAGGAGAGGAGGCGCGTCTGTATGACCATAAAGGAGGCGGAAATCCGCACAGGACTGGCCCGGGCCAAC
It contains:
- the acrB gene encoding Acryloyl-CoA reductase electron transfer subunit gamma yields the protein MKIIVCVKQVPDTSGKVAVNPDGTLNRASMAAITNPDDLNAVEAALVLKEQTGAELIVVSMGPPPAEGMLREVMARGVDRAVLVSAREFGGSDTYATSQILAAAIDKIGVDKDDIVMCGRQAIDGDTAQVGPQIAEKLGLPQVSYAAEITKEGDTITVKRMLEDGYMTIKVKTPCLITCIKELNTPRYMSVGGIYECYSKPYEIFDYNTLKDHPFIDKDTIGLSGSPTNILTSFTPPQKGAGMMLEGADKATCEQLAGILAKKHMI
- the bcd gene encoding Acyl-CoA dehydrogenase, short-chain specific, which gives rise to MDFHLSKEQEMVRKMYREFAETEVKPLAEEIDEEERFPMETVEKMAKLGMMGIYFPKEYGGAGGDVLSYAMCVEELAKVCGTTAVIVSAHTSLCCAPIFEHGTEEQKKKYLPDLLSGKKIGAFGLTEPNAGTDASGQQTTAVLEGDHYVLNGSKCFITNGTVAETFVVFAMTDKKLGNHGISAFIVEKSFPGFSVGKHEKKMGIRGSSTCDLIFEDCIVPKENLLGKEGQGFKIAMMTLDGGRIGIAAQALGLGEGAINEAVKYTQERVQFKRRLSQFQNTQFQLADMHTRMQAAQYLVYAAACKKQNHENYSMDAAMAKLFAAESASDVTRRAVQLFGGYGYTREYPVERMMRDAKITEIYEGTSEVQRMVISSHLGVK